The DNA sequence CACGCTGCCACGCATTTAGCGAATGACAGAAATACATTCACCTTGATTCTTAAACATGTAAGTAATGCCGTTGAGCTAATAGCTAGTTGTTATTATACGGGTGAATTAGACAGACGCGAACTAGCAGGTCAGCCATCACCTGTTAGCTACACCGCGTTAGCCGCACAGGCTACACGAGTACAGCTAGGCCAGCTAGATTATGTCACGTAGTGCTACCTGACCTTGGTCCGTCTTAAGACAGACACATAGAAAAAGCTTTTTAGGATACCTTCGACATTTTCTCTGTAATTTTAGAAGGATATCTAATGTTAGATATGATTGTCAAAGCacaagttagctagctagttggCTCTAGGCATTTAGCGACGCCCTTATCTAACCATCTAACCGCTATCTAACGTAACTTGCTTGTTGATCGTAGTTAGTTgataaaaaaaaggcagaataGTAGCGGCGCACAAACGGGAGAATAGGGGTGTGTTCAAATGACCACACATCAACGCACAAACGGGAGAATAGGGGTGTGTTCAAATGACCACACATCAACGCACATACGGGAGAGTATGTGCGGGAGaataggggtgtgtttaaatgACCACACATCAACGCACAAACGGAAGAATAGGGGTGTGTTCAAATGACCACATCAACGCACAAACGGAAGAATAGGGGTGTGTTCAAATGACCACACCAACGCACAAACAGGAGAATAGGGGTGTGTTCAAATGACCACACATCAACGCTCAAACGGGAGAATAGGGGTGTGTTAAAATGATCACACATCAATGCACATACGGGAGAATAGGGGTGTGTTCAAATGACCACACATCAACACTCGAACGGGAGAATAGGGGTGTGTTAAAATGATCACACATCAATGCACATATGGGAGAATAGGGGTGTGTTCAAATGACCACACATCAACGCACATACGGGAAAATAGGGGTGTGTTCAAATGACCACACATCAACGCTCAAACGGGAGAATAGGGGTGTGTTCAAATGACCACACATCAACGCACAAACGGGAGAATAGGGGTGTGTTAAAATGACCACACATCAACGCACAATCAGAAGAATAGGGGTGTGTTCAAATGACCTCACATCAACACTCAAACGGGAGAATAGGGGTGTGTTAAAATGATCACACATCAATGCACATATGGGAGAATAGGTGGGTGTTCAAATGACCACACATCAACGCACATACGGGAGAATAGGGGTGTGTTCAAATGACCACACATCAACGCTCAAATGGGAGAATAGGGGTGTTTTCAAATGACCACTCATCAATGCACAAATGGGAGAATAGGAGTGTGTACAAATGACCACACATCAAAGTGTAGTTAGCTGACATAACTAGCTAGTGATGTAGCTCTCCAGCTGGTGATGTTTACTGTGTAAAGATTTTAACTTTTGGAAAATATTGTCTGCTTTGACTCCATCTTTAAGGGTTGGTCACCTTATGGTCATTGCACCAATTTACAATGAGATAAACATTGTCTTAACAcaacgttagctagctagctcttTCGTAACTGCGGTATAGCATACTAATGGCATAACCTGGCTAATCTCTTGGCAGCTGTTTCGCATTCTCTGGAGCTTGTTCCTGCCGTCTGTTTCAGCATTTTGTATGTTGAAATGCTGCCTAACATCTCGTATCAACCTCATTTACTTTCTCATTTCTTCATCCATCCCTTTAAACATATGGGTCGTTCTTTTCTGTTCAGTGTTGGAGAACTACCCACGCATCGTGTTGAGATCTACGTACACCTTTAAACGATCGCCCCGAGGATGTGTCTGCTTTGTTTATCATTCACTGCGCCTCATTGTCCTGGTATTTGTAATTTTTATTTTGCATGCGGTCTGTTCACTGTCATTGTCTACTACATAATTGTTTTTATGATTGCTTGGGCCTACATTTAACCCACTAATTTTCCATTAGTGGGGAATTTAATATGAattcggggggagggggggagagacacACATCTTGCcctgtgtgctttgtgtttgcAGTTTGCATTGTCAAATTTAAATGAGACTAACAACAGTAAGCATCATTCTGCATGGTTACATTCTTATGTTCAGTAACGGGATTGTGCAAGCTTGGCTTAGCTCATCTCTGTTAGTGTTGAAATCCGCTGAAGACTGCAGTGTATCACATTCCATTGGTTGCATTACACAGTCAGACATTTTATTGCTGTACCAGTCCATTTTAGAAGCATAGGGGCGTTTCCTGCTAGAGGAGCATGTGTTCTGCAGTGGTGGGCGGGGCTAACACCTCCCcgtgctcttcctcagttccaGGTGGGACGAGCACAGTGGGACGTCACTGAGGAGTGATGCCTGTGGAGAGTGGAAACAGTGCAGCCGCCCGTCAAGCCAAGCAGAAGCGCAAGTCGCACAGTCTCTCCATCCGGAGGACTAACAGCACAGAGCAGGAACGGCCGGCCGGCCACAGAGACATGCTGGAGGGACAggcaagctctctctctctctctctctctctctctactccttcTCTTGCCTCTCCCTATCTCTTGCTCTGACGCACTAATTTTTCAATTACTATAGAAGTATGTGTGAGAATCTTGAATCTAAGGGattcacattgtgtgtgtgtgtgtttgaatcttGAGTCTAAAGGGTTCAAAGGATTTACCGGTGTAGTTTCTTTAGGTGTAAATGCTGTTGGTGCATTGACCTGTTATGATGGTAAGTACTGTTATTTCTGCTGTTTCAGGAATACTACAGACATCCTCTGTGATGCTCTGTGTTCTTTCTCCTATATTATCTGATGATGTTGCAGGATATTAGTAGTGGTGCCTAAAGTCACTTTCCATTTTGCTCACGAGTACTTGTGTTTGCCGTGTAGTGACTGAGAAACATCACTGGACACCAAACCCCAAAAACACCATTGAACAGTTTTGCTCTGGGACTTGTAGTTTCTGTTATCTTCCAGCTAAGGCTCAGCTGAAGTGTAGGAGAAACATTACAAAAGGCATGCCTGCAACCAGCAAACACCTCCTCCTGTGTTAGATCAATATTTACAGCAACCATCTTTCATTCAGGAGCTCAGATCTCACAGTCAGAACCTCGCTACCCAGAGGCAAACCTCAAGCACCAGGATACAGTTAGCGATTTTTGTTAATGAGTACTTCCTGTATCGACCGAGGACcttttctgtgctgtgtgtcctGAATGCCTCAGCATGTCTCTTTAGTCCTAAACTGTGGTGTTATCAGAGGACATTCCCTATGCAAACACAGTCTGCTACCCTGATAAAAGAGCCATTAAAGCATGCGGTGGTAAACAATGTACGTGCAGTCCAAATGTTCTGCAGTCTACTGTAGATTTAAACTTGTGCAGCATTGGCTTTTATCTCAGAAAGACAGGATAAGTCTGACTTGAGTCCTGCATTTTTGTAGGAGCTGCCTTATGGGAAAAGTTGAGGGTTTAGAGTGTTTTGTTTCTTCAGAGGTTTTTTGAGCTGGAGCCTGAACCCTGTTGAGTGTCACTGTCTGCTGCCTTTTCTAGCTGCTTGCCAGTCTCTCCTGTCATTGGTGCATTACATTCATGTCTACCGGAGGTTCAGTGTTGGAACATCTCATCAAGTTTTAATGAAGTGTGCATGCTGGGGGCGGAGTGCTCAGCTGGCTGGCTCTCTGTCAGACAAGTTGGCTTACTGTTGATTGACAGGACCGTTTGTAAGCTGTTCGAGTGGCTTATGTTACAACTCCTTTCCCTCTCGCACCACTGCCACTATATGCCGTTGCTATGGGGACCTCTGTGTTTTAGGACGGAGCAGATTTATGGCAGTACGAGGCCACTCTGTGTTTGCTAATGTGGTTTTTGTCTTTACCTTTAACCCCCTTGGTgtgggtgagagggtgtgtgttggtgtgtgtacatatggcACTGACAGAGAGAACGGTGGTTACTTTGGTGTTGTCACACATTCTTTGCTCTCAGTAGCTGGTGCGGGAGTGTTAGCTTGTGTGTTAGTTTGTCTTGTCCACTCCGCTTGAACTGGTCTCTTGAACAGGAGTGACGGTGAGCGCTAACGGACACTTACGTCACCTCGTACAGTCACCACCATGTCCCTGGTCAGTTGGGTTGTTTTCACCTTGCTGAGACATGTCTCCGTGCACTGCTTTGCTCTGGAGAAGGTTGGTAGGTTGGTGTTTGATGTAGCGGAGATGAACCTAGTCCTGAGAAACCTTTGGATGTTCCTCTTCTTGGTTGGATCTATGAATGAAATTTGCGCATGCTACTCTACACACTGCATTCAGTGAAAACCACATGGAATCATCACTTGAAACTTTAAAATGGAACCAACTGCTCTTACGCATCTAGAAATCAAGACTATTTACTGGTTgtcaatgaaacaaaatgttgtCCGTAGTGTTGACACCTACTGGTATTACAGAGTACACAGGAATATAGGCTACTCTATGTAGAATATGGGCTACACTATAGAGGAACGTAGAATTTCAGACATGGTCTATGAGAAATGATCGTAAATGTTGACATGGAGATTAGTATGACATGGTGCAGTGAGTGTGGGTTGACGGTTGTACTGTAAGGCTTGACGTAGTTAAGGTGTGATTGAAAGGTGTTCAGGTGTTTTCTGTGAGATTTGAGTTGGTTCAGGTGTTTTCTGTGAGATTTGAGTTGGTTCAGGTGTTTTCTGTGAGATTTGAGCTGGTTCAGGTGTTTTCTGTAAGAGTTGAGTGGATTCAGGTGTGATCTGTGAGAATTGAGTGGATTCAGGTGTGATCTGTGAGAATTGAGTGGATTCAGGTGTGATCTGTGAGAATTGAGTGGATTCAGGTGTGATCTGTGAGAATTGAGTGGATTCAGGTGTGATCTGTGAGAATTGAGTTGGTTCAGGTGTGATCTGTAAAGATGGATTGGGTTCAGTGTGTTCTCTTTGTATCTGCAGGACTCCAGGCTGCCCATGGCTCTAAGGACCAACTTGATGGACCTGTTTGGACAGATCGAACGGGAGTTTGAGAATCTCTATCTTGAAAACCTTGAATGTAAGTATAAGAAAATCTGGTGCTAGAAATACTGCTGAAGGCATTATGTTAAATGGACGTGTAATCTACAGCACCACACAGTTTAGCATTTCTCTGATGCTACCTTGCGCAGCTCATGTGGCCATCAGACCAGTGTTTTAGAGCTGACAGACCCTGATATGTCCACtgccatggtccccaaacaagGAGCTCGACAGCTCTACCCTACACCTTTAAGTGCATGTTGAGCTCATTGTGATTCACTGGTTTCTGGTCACAAGGCTGTGGTAAGATTGATATTTGGTTGTGAACAAAAGTAGACCACAGCATGAATGCAGAGGTTTTGTGGTTCTCTGGTTTTTGATATCTTAGCCTGATGCTAAAGGCCGCCATTCTCACTTTGCAGTGCGGAGGGAAATAGATTCCTTGAACGAGCGGTTGGCAGGTGAGGGCCAAACCATCGATGGAGGGGATCTGGGTAAAGGAGCCCTGAAGACTAAAGGTAAGGTGGCTAACTCCTAATGTACACTGAAGACAGTCCAGGTGGTAGAACTGGATGAGGTTTGGGGGCATATCTGGGTGAGGGTTGGGATGTATCTGGGTAGGTTTATGGGTATATCTGGGTGAGGGTTGGGATGTATCTGGGTAGGTTTATGGGTATATCTGGGTGAGGGTTGGGATGTATTTGGGTAAGTTTATGGGTATATCTGGGTGAGGGTTGGGATGTATCTGGGTAGGTTTATGGGTATATCTGGGTAAGGGTTGGGATGTATCTGGGTAGGTTTATGGGTATATCCGGGTGAGGGTTGGGATGTATCTGGGTAGGTTTATGGGTATATCCGGGTGAGGGTTGGGATGTATCTGGGTAGGTTTATGGGTATATCTGGGTAAGGGTTGGGATGTATCTGGGTAGGTTTATGGGTATATCTGGGTAAGGGTTGGGATGTATCTGGGTAGGTTTATGGCTATATCTGGGTAAGGTTTGGGATGTATCTGGGTAGGTTTATGGGTATATCTGTGTGAGGGTTGGGATGTATCTGGGTAGGTTTATGGGTATATCTGTGTGAGGGTTGGGATGTATCTGGGTAGGTTTATGGGTATATctgggtgagggtggggatgTATCTGGGTAGGTTTATGGGTATATctgggtgagggtggggatgTATCTGGGTAGGTTTATGGGTATATCTGGGTGAGGTTTGGTTGTATATTTGGATAACGGTTTGGGGCATACTGTATCTGGGCATTAGGCCTCAGAAAGTTGCAGCTTAACATCAGTCAGACTACATGCCTAATGATATAAACTACGATAAACAATTTTCTGGTGGACATAATCCATAACATGCTTAATTattttgttccttttaaatTGAATAATCCTGAGCATGTTTTGTCCCACATTGTGATTCTGGTTTATTTCTTGTGTACATAGCCAGTCACAGTACAAGTCAGCTGTCCCAAAAGCTGAAGACCACATACAAAGCTTCCACCAGCAAGGTACGAGACCTCTGTGGGAACGGCCGTCGCTATTCTGGACTAACACTGCTAATCTCTGTGTGATGGCGTGGAGTCCTGTACTAACCAGCTGCCTGCCACTTTACTGGGAAACAAATCAAATTGGTTCAAAATTGGATTAGTGCAAGATCATAAACGACGTGTTTATGTGCCAGAGAGTGTCGTAGTGTGCATCTTGAGTGCTCAGTAGGGCTGGACTGTGTAGAGCTGTTTGAACACTACATCTTTGCTTTCTTGGCTGTGATGAAGTCATGACAAAGCAAATTTCATTCAAACAGAATGAAATGCATGTTGTTGAAGTATAACGAttgaaattaaatatttaaaaatacataattTTTCACTTCATTTTTAACCTAATCAAATCTCTTTCTGTGTGTAGTATATGATCCATTGCAACCAACAGTAAATTCAGTGTTTCTTAGAAAAGATCAGGAAAACTTGTTGAAATGGAATGCCATGCTGAGAATATGATGCTATGTTACAGGTGGTCTAGACATGGAGTAGGTGGGGAAATGCTAGAGTGTCTTTCCTCCTCCATATTTGCACCAGCAGGTTTAGCTCACATTGCTTTGGCTTGGGTAACGTTTGTATTGTCGCTGTGACGCAACATGAGAAGAGTCAGCCCAGGTTTTGGGGGCAAttttttttgtacatttcttcAGGGACAGCTAGAAGAAACTATGTTGTTGGGTGGTTGAGCTTGACCACCTTTTGAGGGCGTATCTTAAACTGAAAGGTAACTTCAGAGAGATCACATTTTAAAGACATAGGTTCTGTTCTCactacctatatatatatatatataacatctCCTCATTACCAGTAGTATCAGGTTCTCTCTGGGTGGGCACTGAGAGATGGTGGGGATTTTATACCATGCTTGCGGTTCCAATGGTCTCAAACACTTCTCTCCTTTCGTTCTCGCCGACTGTAGCGCTCAAATTCTTTCCACGGCAAAATAGGCGGACCTCGCAACTTCAATGTGGGAAACTGGGAATTGTGGGGTGGAGATTCATGGGTAATTTCCTTAACTTCTGCTCCTTTGTGTGCTAGAACGCATGAACTATTCCtttgagggggtgggggggggcagtcaGTACCTCCTGGACTGTTGTTCTTGTTAATGATCATAACAGAACATCACAGTGATTCTAGTGCAGATTAATGGGCTGTATTTTTCAATGCCTTTAGTCTTATAGACGCTGTCAATTTTTGGCACGTAAAGCCTATTTCTAATAGTATTTTAAATTGCAAGTTGTAGTTACTGATGATTTGGGCAGAAATTACTTTTCTGACTACAGTGTCTCCTGTATTTTGGTCAAACCCATTGCCAAGGAGGCATTCTTTCAGACTTGTTCATCATGCCCCGAGTCCGAGACCCCCTGCCGAATAGTTCTGTGTTGTGGCCTCTTCCCTCGCCCAGAGAAAGGACGTTTTCAATGACATGCAAGTTGCAGAAATATGATTTTCTTTTCCAAAATGAAAATCATCTGGTGTTTTCATTGCTTCTTGACCGTCCCATGTCGAAAGTATCATCACTGCTTCCTACAGTCCAGGGCAAATGGGTTTTTAGAGGTGTTTATAAAACATCCGACGTTCTTTATTAGCTTTGGTCTAAACCGAAACATTAGTATGTTACTCAGATTAGGGGAAATCTGTGATTGGAACTCCGATTTAGATGAGAGGAATTCTGGGGCCATGCTCTCCACCTCTGGTTGTGCATCTGAGGGCGACAGCAACCCACAGCAGTGCGGACACCTTCCACATGGGCCGTGAAGAACTGCAGAAAGACTGGGATCTATTTTATGTCATTGATGTACCAGTCCCTTAATCAGCTTCCCCTAGAGATCACAAACTAGTAGAGATACCAAAAATATGTAGATTTGCTCTTTATGTTGATGCTATATTAAGTATATGTTAATACCACATTAATCACACGTCCTGGTTTGCCAGAGCATGCCCAGCTCACACTATGGCTTTAGGCTCCCTAACTGAGCAGACATTATGTGAGCAGCTGGATTAGGCCACTCCATAtagattttattattattataggttTTCATTTCTCAGAGGAATTCTTTGTAATATTCTCAAAATTTAAATGGTTAGACAGCGGTGCCACACCTTTTAAGTTAACATACCTATTAGGTGCCATACCTTTGAGGCAACATATGTTGTGACATAACACACTATATTGctaaaagtattcgctcaccttgcTTGACTCACATAAGATCTTAAGTGACATTcaattcctaatccatagggtttaaTATGACGTTGGCCCAACCTTTGCAGCtaaaacagcttcaactcttctgggaaggtttaggagtgtgtttatggggatttttgaccattcttccagaagcacatttgtgaggtcacatgctgatgttggacgagaaggcctggctctcagtctctaattcatcccaaaggtgttctttcaggttgaggtcaggactctgtgcaggccagtcaagttaatCTACACcggactctgccatccatgtctttatggaacttgctttgtgcactggtgcacagtcatgttggaagaggaaggggtcagCTCCAAAGCAGCTCCAAAGGtccaaggcacctaaccccaactgctccccaggcgccgggctagggctgcccaccgctctgggcacgtgtgatccacagccccctagtaatcactagtgtgtgtgtgtgtgtgtgtgtgtgtgttctgactgcacagatgggttaaaagcggagaagaaatttcgattggggtgcaaaaatcacaattgacaaaaatatggcacatttcaaatgttcccacaaagttgggagtaagaaattgtccaaaatgtcttggtttgctgaagcattcagagttcctatcactagaactaaggggccaggcccagctcctgaaaaacaacctcacaccataatcccccctccacaaaactttacacttggcacaatgcagtcagacaattatcgttctcctggcaactgtCAAACCAGACTAGTCCATCAGAACGCTAGATGGAGAAGctcgattcgtcactccagagaacgcacctccactgctctagagtccagtggtggcatgctttacaccactgtatctgacactttgcattgcacttgatgatgtatggcttggatgcagctgctcgaccatggaaacccattccataaACCTCTCtacgcactgttcttgagctaatttgaaggccacatgaagtttggatgtgtgtagtgattgactctgcagaatgtTGGCACTCTTGGATtccaataatttggatgggtgtgcgaatacttttggcaatatagtgtacattTGAAGTAACATACCTATAAGGTGCTGTACCTTTGCGATAAGTGACCCTGTGTTCAGTTGTGAAGTGCTAcatggtgaggtgaggtgtagggTGAGGTGACCCAACACCCCCAGGTTTGCCTTCCCCACCACTGAGCAGGTCTGCTGGGCTCCCTCTAGTGGAGGCAAACCGCGTGTGCTTTCGTCCTTGCAGCCAGCGTTGGCAGGATGGAGCTGAGCTCTGTGTGGTCGTCCCGCTAATCAGACACGCCCATTTAGCTCCTCTCTTTCTCGTTTCTCTGAGCTGGCCGATGTTGTCTGGCCTTCAGTATCTGTGCTGGGTGACGGGCAGCAGGTCAGGGCAGCTCTGTCGCAGTGTCACTAGGGACCACCTTGAGCTAAAAAACACAGACTTAAGCTCaataatgaaataaacatgTCCGTTAGCACCAGAATGATCTCTCCATGTGGGATGTCTAGTGTTTTGGtttacatttcttttgtagTATTTGTACAGCTTCTTTACATTTACAGGGGGAAGTCTTTTTGTTCTGTTTCACATAATGTACatggtgcgtgtgagtgtgtctgcggagtgtgtgtgtgtgtgtgtgtgtgtgtgtgtggggggggggggctcaagCTGTGCTGCAGGGGTGGTTTCTATTCACGCTCTTGTTTTGTGTTGCCTCGCATTTGCAGTCCTGTTATTTTCTTTAAACGTTGAACGGGTCCTATACAGAGGGGCGTGGCCTCCACAGGCCAGCGCGTCCGTGACGGGACTCCGGCGGCAGCCGCGTGCACGTGTGAATGCGCTGTGTAGTGTGAGCTCACGTAGTGCGCGCGTGAATGCGCTGTGTAGTGTGAGCTCACGTAGTGCGCGTGTGCCTCCAGGCGGGGGTACGTGGGAGAGTCTCGCTTGGTCTCGTTTGGTTGCTACGGCGCCTCCACGCTTCCGCGCTGCTTCTCCACAGCTGTgcacgcgtgcgtgcgtgtgtgtgttagtgtccgcgcgcgtttgtctgtgtgtgcgctatGTGTTCATCCGTGTCTTTCCCGTCCCCAGATTGTGTCCAGCTTCAAAGCCACCACCTCGCGCGCCGTTTGTCAGCTGGTGAAGGAGTACGTGGGCCACAGGGACGGCCTATGGGACCTGAGTGTGACCAGGACTCAGCCACTTGTCCTGGGCACCGCCTCGGCGGGTAGCGTccccacagccacacccaccgccacacccacagccacacccaccgCCACATGCTGACCAGTCATGTGTTAGTGTCATGTATTGCTGGCTAGGGTTCTTGTGTTCCAGTCCAAGAGGGGCGTGTCTACACCACTTCTTACTGAAGTCTTCAGACACTTCATTCtgattcagtacatttacatataCTGAAATGAACTTAGTCCTGGAACAGTTGAAGGAGAACTCAGTCACACACTGCTCAGCTCACACCTTAATGACAACGGGAAAATGCATGTGGAAGACCAGAACAaaacagactgtgtgtgtgtgtgtgtgtgtgtgtccttagaCCACTGTGCCATGCTGTGGAGTATCGAGACAGGAAAGTGTCTCCTGAAATACGCAGGCCATGCAGGATCAGGTGAGTCTGGGCTGGTGTGCCACAGCTCCTGTTTGCCCTGGTCTAGTTCCTTACAGAAACAA is a window from the Brachyhypopomus gauderio isolate BG-103 chromosome 13, BGAUD_0.2, whole genome shotgun sequence genome containing:
- the wdr37 gene encoding WD repeat-containing protein 37 isoform X3 translates to MPVESGNSAAARQAKQKRKSHSLSIRRTNSTEQERPAGHRDMLEGQDSRLPMALRTNLMDLFGQIEREFENLYLENLELRREIDSLNERLAGEGQTIDGGDLGKGALKTKASHSTSQLSQKLKTTYKASTSKRSNSFHGKIGGPRNFNVGNWELWGGDSWIVSSFKATTSRAVCQLVKEYVGHRDGLWDLSVTRTQPLVLGTASADHCAMLWSIETGKCLLKYAGHAGSVNSIKFHPTEQMALTASGDQTAHIWRYMVQLPLPQPPADTSASQDDDVDFSDKDEAEGDADGPSECPTVRVACTTLKSHQGVVIAADWLVGGKQVVTASWDRAANLYDVETSELVHTLTGHDQELTHCCTHPTQRLVVTSSRDTTFRLWDFRDPSIHSVNVFQGHTETN